GGCGGCGGCGAGCCGGCTGTCGGTGGCCAGCACCGCGTCGAGCCGGCCGCCGGCGGCCGCCAGGGCCTGCTCGAGAGTTACCAATGCGGCCTGCGGATCCCCCCGGGGGTGGTCCTTGACCTGGACCACCTGCACCTGGGGATGCTCCCTCAGGTTCTCCAGCAGCGAAGCGGCTACCTCCCGCGAAGCCTGGTCGTTTTTGTCGCCCGTGAGGATTACCGCCTTCACCGGGGCATTCCGCTCCCGGGCCATCTCCAGCAGGTAGCGGGCTTGCAGTTCCCCGGCCCTGGCGTGGTCGAAGGCAATGTAACCGTCCAGGGGGGAATCGGCCGGCAGTGTATCAAGGGCCACCACCTTGATCCCGGCCCGGGCCAGCTTGCGCACCAGCCCGGGTCCGGCCGCCGGATCTACCGGTTGAAGGACAACGGCCCGGACCTTCTGGTCCGCCAGCTGCTCCAGGTCTTTTTCCTGGCGGGCCGGGTCGTTTCCAGCATCCAGCCAGGTAATGCTTACTTTTTGCCCGCCTTGGCCGCCCTCCCCGGCACGGGCCGTCATGGCCCTCTTAATAATTTGATTGCCGTCCCTTTCCAGGTCGGCCAGACTTACCGCAATTCTGATCTCCTGCCCGCCGGCAGGCTTTCGCTGCGGCTGCCGCCCCCCGGCACAGCCGCATAAAAGCGGCGGTAAAGTGATAATGATAAGAATTACAAGAATTAACGGGAAATATCCCCGGTTCATCTTTTTCCCAGGCATGCTCTCCACCCTGCCCCTCTACTGCTCATTATTATGCTTAAAACCATGCTTAAATATTGAGCGGCAGGGATTAAGAAATACCTGGGAACAGAATTAGTGGAATTTAATGTTCTATTTTCCATTCAATGGTAATATAATTAAAGGTGAGGTGGTTTTACGTGAAGATCATATCGGCCTTAAAGGCGGTCGCTGTTGCGGAAATGGCGTGGAAAAAGGAGAGGGCGGAGGTTTCCCCGGCGGCGCCGTCCCTTCTGGCCGCCATCGAAAATGCCCGGCGGGATTGGCAGCAGGCGCTCAGGGAGATGGATCAGGTCGATAGCGAACTGGCCGAGTACGTAATTTATAAAATCAACGCGGCCGAGAGGCGCTTCATGGCCCTGCTAGAGCAGGCCAAAAAAGAAGGAGTAACCGCCTGGCCGAACACAACCGACTTTTTCTATGCTCCCATTAAAAGCGGGGACCGGGAACTCCCCGGCTTGCCTTAAGAATTCATTATTTTCCGGTACTCGTCCCGTACCTTTTGAAAGTCCTCCCAAACCGGGCGCTTCTTGCTGACGTCCCTAAGCAAGGCGGCAGGGTGATAGGTCGGCATGATCTTGATCCCGCTTTTGCTCACCAGCCACCGGCCGCGCATTTCGGTTATCCTGGCTGCCGGATCGATCAGGTTTTGCAAGGCAGTGCTTCCCAGAAGCACAATTATTCCGGGCGATACCAGCTCGATCTGGCGGTAAAGCCACGGCAGGCAGCGGGCGGCCTCATCCGGGCGGGGCACCCTGTTTCCGGGCGGTCTGCATTTGACCACATTGGCAATATAGGTATGAGTAAACCTTTCCAGCCCGGCGGCCTCCAGAATTTTATCCAGAAGCTGGCCGGCCTTTCCGACAAAAGGACGGCCCATTCTGTCTTCATCTGCCCCCGGTCCCTCGCCGATCAGCATCAGCCTGGCTTCCGGGTTACCTTCCCCGAAAACCACGCCGGAACAGCCGGACCGCAGGCCGCACCGGGTACATGCGACGGCCATGGCCTTCAGTTCCTCCAGGCTGTTTACCCCGCTTAAATCATGATCTGGACTGTACGGCACCCTGTTCACGTCGTTCATCCCTCGAAAACTCTCTGGCAAGAACTTTCCGGCAAAAAACAAAAACCACGAAACCGGCCACCGGCCGTAAAAG
The window above is part of the Pelotomaculum thermopropionicum SI genome. Proteins encoded here:
- a CDS encoding hypothetical membrane protein; protein product: MKIISALKAVAVAEMAWKKERAEVSPAAPSLLAAIENARRDWQQALREMDQVDSELAEYVIYKINAAERRFMALLEQAKKEGVTAWPNTTDFFYAPIKSGDRELPGLP
- the RbsB gene encoding ABC-type sugar transport system, periplasmic component; translated protein: MNRGYFPLILVILIIITLPPLLCGCAGGRQPQRKPAGGQEIRIAVSLADLERDGNQIIKRAMTARAGEGGQGGQKVSITWLDAGNDPARQEKDLEQLADQKVRAVVLQPVDPAAGPGLVRKLARAGIKVVALDTLPADSPLDGYIAFDHARAGELQARYLLEMARERNAPVKAVILTGDKNDQASREVAASLLENLREHPQVQVVQVKDHPRGDPQAALVTLEQALAAAGGRLDAVLATDSRLAAAAAEMLKSRGLDRQVVTLGVGAGQKACQALAAGEHDAEVDVMPDLMAQYAFDAALGLAATGHWQYDRQVKNGDFDVPARVTPVRLVTAEEAYLLEQRWGPLAGGEGQQAGRQGQKGGQAERPGGQGQGSGAKEGGAAGGRKTTLKITTRDGKTMEMQIDGEIQKIETVDSGRGEGGGAGGGSQAGGT
- a CDS encoding uracil-DNA glycosylase — translated: MNRVPYSPDHDLSGVNSLEELKAMAVACTRCGLRSGCSGVVFGEGNPEARLMLIGEGPGADEDRMGRPFVGKAGQLLDKILEAAGLERFTHTYIANVVKCRPPGNRVPRPDEAARCLPWLYRQIELVSPGIIVLLGSTALQNLIDPAARITEMRGRWLVSKSGIKIMPTYHPAALLRDVSKKRPVWEDFQKVRDEYRKIMNS